In Streptomyces sp. NBC_00878, a single window of DNA contains:
- a CDS encoding AAA family ATPase produces MAHELRQPITETHLLLERHRELRAIDATLADLSDAGDGVPRPRHTGLLAFTGSAGLGKTALMAKVRSKAVARGFTVLSGKGGEKEQELAFRLVRQLVQPALAAMDEPERRAFLGSWYDIVATALGLEATGTARVPDPTGVRDGLDWVMTRLAVMKAPVVLLLDDMHWADVESLNWLASFAPRAEDLPLLIVVAYRPDELPHEAAAFRTFVERHRHRPYSLSPLTTEGVARIVRDEVGRGAEDEFCDECWSATGGSPFETVELAIRLREHHLKGTQSDLPTMRDLASAVKGPGLLDRLHRLGGTTVRFAWVAAVLGTSISPELAATIAVVGSEEAAEATERLRTARILADAPGHGGGLEFMHPLIATAVYRDIPASLRVGLHNRAAEAVSAAGFGPTAAARHLLEVPCEGRPEAVECLREAAREYLRAGAPEAARRVLTRALQEPPLLEDRAALLHELACSTFLIEPAATVSHLRAALAEPGVDPDLRASIVYRLTQALAHLDRVAEAAAVAADEAQQTPNPRIRLRMQADHFVWSAFRTDEPDSPARSRMLARLAERLTGRGLEERYILGLRSWDAMMRGEPRQTVLEYAEEALRGGLSWTDENRGFEVPVSVAMVFAYCDQPRRAEELFTKGLADCETKGWRGSHLALGQTLLGYIRYRRGCLVEAENLVREGLRTADRVEGAVPAQWFAIGILIQTLLARGRTEDARRLADSYNYGDVVPNAVIYPDPRTVYAELLLAEGRHSEAEQLLSAVGEWLESRSWHNPTWCPWQLNLASAVAPTDPDRAIHLAQDAVKRARDFGAASAIGQALHTEAEVTGGTAALDLYAEAVEHLERSPASYELARAQVGHGAALSRNGRLQEAADRLYQGQEGAVHCGAEALATRAREELAAAGLRPLPLRYAQTDTLTAQERRAAEMTAQGHPAAVVAKALRLTEQGVTRLLSSVYRKIGTDTAGLAKALETYPRPRP; encoded by the coding sequence ATGGCGCATGAGCTGAGGCAACCGATCACCGAGACCCATCTGTTGCTGGAGCGCCATCGGGAACTCCGCGCGATCGACGCCACGTTGGCCGACCTCAGCGATGCGGGAGACGGTGTGCCGCGACCGCGGCACACCGGGCTGCTCGCCTTCACCGGCTCGGCCGGGTTGGGGAAGACGGCACTCATGGCAAAGGTGCGTTCCAAAGCCGTGGCACGCGGATTCACTGTGCTCTCGGGCAAGGGCGGCGAGAAGGAACAGGAGCTGGCCTTCCGCTTGGTACGCCAGCTCGTGCAGCCCGCCCTCGCGGCGATGGACGAGCCCGAGCGTCGGGCCTTCCTTGGTAGTTGGTACGACATCGTCGCCACCGCGCTGGGTCTGGAGGCGACGGGCACTGCCCGGGTGCCGGATCCGACCGGGGTGCGCGACGGCCTCGACTGGGTCATGACGCGCCTCGCCGTGATGAAGGCGCCCGTCGTCCTGCTCCTGGACGACATGCACTGGGCCGATGTCGAGTCCCTGAACTGGCTCGCCTCCTTCGCCCCGCGGGCCGAAGACCTCCCGCTCCTGATCGTCGTCGCCTACCGGCCCGACGAACTGCCGCACGAGGCGGCGGCCTTCCGCACATTTGTCGAACGCCACCGGCATCGCCCCTACTCCCTGTCGCCGCTCACCACCGAGGGCGTGGCACGGATCGTCAGGGACGAGGTGGGCAGGGGAGCCGAGGACGAGTTCTGCGACGAATGCTGGTCGGCCACCGGCGGAAGCCCGTTCGAAACGGTCGAACTCGCCATCCGGCTCCGCGAGCACCATCTCAAGGGCACACAGAGCGACTTGCCCACGATGCGTGACCTCGCCTCGGCGGTCAAAGGACCCGGGCTGCTCGATCGCCTGCACCGGCTCGGTGGGACCACCGTCCGCTTCGCGTGGGTCGCGGCCGTCCTCGGTACGTCCATCTCGCCAGAGCTCGCCGCCACCATCGCGGTGGTCGGCAGCGAGGAAGCCGCCGAGGCGACCGAGAGGCTGCGCACCGCTCGGATCCTGGCGGACGCCCCAGGTCACGGAGGCGGCCTGGAGTTCATGCATCCCCTGATCGCCACAGCGGTCTACCGGGACATCCCCGCAAGTCTGCGGGTGGGCCTGCACAACAGGGCGGCGGAGGCCGTCAGCGCGGCGGGGTTCGGCCCCACCGCCGCTGCCCGGCACCTGCTGGAGGTGCCGTGCGAGGGCAGGCCCGAGGCAGTCGAATGCCTTCGGGAGGCCGCCCGCGAGTACCTTCGTGCCGGGGCTCCGGAGGCTGCCCGACGCGTCCTGACCCGGGCTCTGCAGGAGCCGCCCCTTCTGGAAGACCGCGCGGCGCTCCTCCACGAACTCGCGTGCTCGACCTTCCTGATCGAACCCGCGGCCACCGTCAGCCATCTCCGGGCAGCTCTCGCGGAGCCCGGAGTCGACCCCGATCTGCGCGCCTCCATCGTCTACCGGCTGACCCAGGCGCTGGCCCACCTCGACCGAGTGGCCGAGGCGGCAGCCGTGGCCGCCGACGAGGCGCAGCAGACGCCCAATCCGCGTATCCGACTGCGCATGCAGGCCGATCACTTCGTATGGAGCGCGTTCCGCACCGACGAGCCCGACTCGCCCGCCCGCTCGCGCATGCTGGCACGGCTGGCCGAGCGGCTGACCGGCCGTGGTCTGGAGGAGCGATACATCCTGGGCCTACGGTCCTGGGACGCCATGATGCGCGGTGAGCCGCGGCAGACCGTCCTCGAATACGCAGAGGAGGCTCTGCGGGGCGGGTTGAGCTGGACCGACGAGAACCGTGGCTTCGAGGTACCCGTTTCGGTCGCCATGGTTTTCGCCTACTGCGACCAGCCACGCCGGGCCGAAGAGCTGTTCACCAAGGGTCTGGCGGACTGCGAGACCAAGGGGTGGCGTGGTTCCCATCTGGCTCTGGGCCAGACCCTCCTCGGCTACATCCGCTACCGTCGCGGCTGCCTTGTCGAGGCGGAGAACCTGGTGCGGGAGGGCCTGCGCACCGCCGACCGCGTTGAAGGAGCGGTGCCCGCCCAGTGGTTCGCCATCGGCATCCTCATCCAGACCCTCCTCGCCCGTGGGCGGACCGAGGACGCGCGTCGGCTCGCCGACTCGTACAACTACGGCGACGTGGTCCCGAACGCCGTCATCTACCCGGACCCCCGCACGGTGTACGCCGAACTGCTCCTGGCCGAAGGCCGGCACAGCGAGGCCGAGCAGCTGTTGTCCGCGGTCGGGGAATGGCTGGAGTCACGGTCCTGGCACAACCCGACCTGGTGCCCCTGGCAGCTGAACCTCGCGTCCGCCGTCGCTCCCACCGATCCCGACCGGGCGATCCATCTCGCCCAGGACGCCGTCAAGCGGGCCCGTGACTTCGGCGCGGCCTCCGCGATCGGCCAGGCGCTCCATACCGAGGCCGAGGTGACCGGCGGAACGGCGGCCCTCGACCTGTACGCGGAGGCCGTCGAGCATCTCGAACGGTCACCCGCCTCGTACGAACTGGCCCGTGCGCAGGTCGGCCACGGCGCCGCGCTGTCCCGGAACGGCAGGCTGCAAGAGGCCGCGGACCGTCTCTACCAAGGTCAGGAAGGCGCCGTCCACTGCGGTGCCGAGGCCCTGGCAACCCGCGCCCGGGAAGAACTCGCGGCAGCCGGACTGCGCCCGCTGCCCCTGCGGTACGCGCAGACGGACACGCTCACCGCCCAGGAACGCAGGGCCGCCGAGATGACGGCCCAGGGGCACCCCGCAGCGGTGGTCGCGAAGGCCCTGCGTCTCACCGAACAAGGCGTGACGCGACTGCTCTCCTCCGTCTACCGCAAGATCGGCACCGACACCGCGGGCCTCGCCAAAGCCCTGGAGACCTATCCCCGCCCCCGACCGTGA
- a CDS encoding alpha/beta hydrolase family protein, giving the protein MLMPWSTSRLRVLLALVIADLLLLAAVSVMGAEATAAAPHGARVIAEEEVGERQVDITVDSPALGRTAKVRLLTPDGWERRRPGQTWPTLYLLVGGDGNHKAWTEDYDARLQDLPHLRDVLVVMPEMPLFGFYTDWFNGGKGGPPAVETFHLREVRPLLERHYGAGPRRAAAGESQGGFGALSYAARHPGLFRAVASFSGFVHPLEHPHAVRAGMTYLGLDWTAVWGDPVAQRANWQAHDPYYLADRLRTIPVHLSSGDGTAGVLDPPGTPPDPEVPGLEDPADPFPEDAISPTETLMQRQSQSLATRLASVGTPVTTHFYAGTHAPPYWKRELYRSLPMLLRALGTNRI; this is encoded by the coding sequence ATGCTCATGCCCTGGAGCACTTCACGCCTACGCGTGCTGCTCGCCTTGGTGATCGCCGATCTCCTGCTGCTGGCGGCAGTGTCCGTCATGGGTGCGGAAGCGACTGCCGCCGCCCCGCACGGCGCCAGGGTCATCGCCGAGGAGGAGGTGGGTGAGCGCCAGGTCGACATCACAGTGGACTCGCCCGCGCTGGGCCGCACAGCGAAGGTCCGGCTGCTGACGCCGGACGGCTGGGAGCGGCGACGGCCCGGCCAGACCTGGCCGACGCTCTATCTACTCGTCGGCGGCGACGGTAACCACAAGGCGTGGACCGAGGACTACGACGCTCGCCTCCAGGACCTGCCCCACCTGCGGGACGTACTGGTCGTGATGCCGGAGATGCCGTTGTTCGGCTTCTACACCGACTGGTTCAACGGTGGGAAGGGCGGCCCGCCCGCCGTGGAGACGTTCCACCTGCGGGAAGTCCGCCCGCTGCTGGAACGCCACTACGGAGCGGGCCCCCGTCGTGCGGCCGCCGGGGAGTCGCAGGGCGGGTTCGGTGCCCTCTCCTACGCGGCACGCCACCCGGGTCTGTTCCGGGCGGTGGCGAGCTTCAGCGGATTCGTGCATCCACTGGAGCATCCGCACGCGGTCCGGGCCGGGATGACGTACCTGGGCCTGGACTGGACGGCGGTGTGGGGCGACCCGGTCGCCCAACGGGCCAACTGGCAGGCGCACGACCCCTATTACCTGGCCGACCGGCTGCGCACCATCCCGGTCCACCTCTCCAGCGGCGACGGCACGGCAGGCGTCCTCGACCCGCCCGGCACACCACCGGACCCGGAGGTCCCGGGCCTGGAGGACCCTGCCGACCCGTTCCCCGAGGACGCGATCTCCCCCACGGAGACCCTCATGCAACGCCAGTCCCAGTCCCTGGCCACCCGCCTGGCCTCCGTCGGAACTCCGGTGACCACCCACTTCTACGCCGGTACGCACGCGCCTCCGTACTGGAAACGCGAGCTGTACCGCTCGCTGCCCATGCTGCTCCGCGCTCTGGGGACCAACAGGATTTAG
- a CDS encoding ABC transporter permease subunit, with the protein MAPTTLTTARAGFPQALAHEWIKFHSVRSTVWTTVATAVVPVLGAVFVAATGSLQPDDTVLGGSLTASVPAQMLAAVVGALLITGEYGSGTVRTTFAANPRRATVLAAKAALIAALMYVLALVSCTLAYLIGGAMLENGKYAQGEPLPALFGIAASFAVAGLLGLAVGTLVRHSAGAVSTVIGLLLLPSLLGPLFGDAQRWIAGVSPTSALEKLIQTSDATAETVGSLGPWPSLLLVAGYTAALLLLATGALRGRDV; encoded by the coding sequence ATGGCGCCCACGACGCTCACCACCGCCCGGGCAGGCTTCCCGCAGGCCCTGGCCCATGAGTGGATCAAGTTCCACAGCGTGCGCTCCACGGTCTGGACGACCGTCGCGACCGCCGTCGTGCCCGTGCTGGGTGCGGTGTTCGTCGCGGCGACCGGGAGCCTGCAACCGGACGACACGGTGCTCGGCGGCAGTCTCACCGCCTCCGTCCCCGCTCAGATGCTGGCCGCGGTCGTCGGTGCCCTGCTGATCACGGGCGAGTACGGCAGCGGCACCGTCCGCACCACTTTCGCCGCCAACCCGCGCCGCGCCACCGTGCTCGCCGCGAAGGCCGCCCTGATCGCGGCCCTGATGTACGTCCTGGCGCTGGTCTCCTGCACGCTCGCCTACCTGATCGGTGGCGCGATGCTGGAGAACGGCAAGTACGCCCAGGGCGAGCCGCTGCCGGCCCTGTTCGGCATCGCCGCCTCCTTCGCCGTCGCCGGGCTGCTCGGCCTCGCGGTCGGCACCCTCGTACGCCACTCCGCGGGAGCCGTCAGCACGGTCATCGGCCTGCTGCTCCTGCCCTCCCTCCTGGGCCCGCTCTTCGGCGACGCCCAGCGCTGGATCGCGGGCGTCTCCCCGACGAGCGCCTTGGAGAAGCTGATCCAGACCTCGGACGCGACCGCGGAAACGGTCGGCAGCCTCGGCCCCTGGCCGTCCCTGCTCCTGGTGGCGGGTTACACGGCGGCGCTGCTCCTGCTCGCGACCGGGGCCCTGCGCGGCCGCGACGTCTGA
- a CDS encoding ATP-binding cassette domain-containing protein, protein MIEARELTKKYGDKTAVDQLSFTVRPGRVTGFLGPNGAGKSTTMRLILGLDTPTSGTVTVGGKSYAELAAPLCAVGSLLDAKGAHGGRSAYRHLAGLAASNRIPRRRVDEVLDLTGLTEVSGRRFSGFSLGMGQRLGIAAALLGDPEALILDEPVNGLDTEGIRWIRGLMKSLAAQGRTVFLSSHLMSEMELTADHLIVIGRGRLLADTTMRAFIETNSRAHTLVRSPEPEKLRGLLEAKGADVRLDARGGWRVDGPDAAAIGDLARDHGLAIHELTPAHSSLEEVYTVLSQDAAEYRTSAVRSSRKETV, encoded by the coding sequence ATGATCGAGGCACGCGAACTCACCAAGAAGTACGGCGACAAGACCGCCGTGGACCAGCTGTCCTTCACGGTCCGGCCCGGCCGGGTGACCGGCTTCCTCGGCCCGAACGGCGCAGGCAAATCCACCACCATGCGACTGATCCTCGGCCTGGACACGCCCACCTCGGGCACGGTCACGGTCGGCGGGAAGTCCTACGCCGAGTTGGCGGCGCCCCTGTGCGCCGTCGGCTCGCTGCTGGACGCGAAGGGCGCGCACGGCGGCCGTTCGGCGTACCGGCATCTGGCCGGGCTCGCGGCGAGCAACCGCATCCCGCGCCGCCGCGTCGACGAGGTGCTGGACCTGACCGGTCTGACCGAGGTCTCGGGCCGCCGGTTCAGCGGCTTCTCGCTCGGCATGGGCCAACGGCTCGGCATCGCCGCCGCGTTGCTCGGTGACCCGGAGGCGCTGATCCTCGACGAGCCGGTGAACGGGCTGGACACCGAGGGCATCCGCTGGATCCGCGGTCTGATGAAGTCCCTTGCCGCACAGGGCCGTACGGTCTTCCTCTCCAGCCATCTGATGAGCGAGATGGAGCTGACCGCCGACCATCTGATCGTGATCGGACGCGGCAGGCTCCTCGCCGACACCACGATGCGCGCCTTCATCGAGACCAACTCCCGCGCCCATACGCTCGTCCGCTCCCCGGAACCCGAGAAGCTGCGGGGCCTCCTGGAGGCGAAGGGCGCCGACGTCCGGCTCGACGCGCGGGGCGGCTGGCGGGTGGACGGTCCGGACGCCGCGGCCATCGGTGACCTCGCCCGCGACCACGGTCTCGCGATCCATGAACTCACCCCCGCCCACTCCTCGTTGGAGGAGGTCTACACGGTCCTGTCCCAGGACGCGGCCGAGTACCGGACGAGCGCGGTCCGGAGCAGCCGGAAGGAGACGGTCTGA
- a CDS encoding response regulator transcription factor, with the protein MTVRVVLADDQTVVRAGFRALLDLTDDLVVVAEAADGTQAVQAVRLTRPDVVLMDIRMPGVDGIEATRRIAADRTLDGVRVVMLTTYQVDAYVFEALRHGAAGFLLKDIEPDGLRAAIRTVAAGQGLLAPAVTRSVVEEFARLRAPEAAGSERLAVLTDREREVMALVAAGLSNEEIGRQLIMSPLTAKTHVSRAMTKLGARDRAQLVVLAYETGLVRAGER; encoded by the coding sequence GTGACCGTGCGCGTGGTGCTCGCCGACGACCAGACCGTCGTGCGCGCCGGTTTCCGGGCCCTGCTGGACCTGACCGACGACCTGGTGGTGGTCGCGGAGGCGGCCGACGGGACGCAGGCCGTCCAGGCGGTGCGGCTGACGCGGCCCGACGTGGTGCTGATGGACATCCGGATGCCCGGTGTCGACGGCATCGAGGCCACTCGTCGCATCGCCGCCGACCGCACCCTCGACGGCGTACGCGTCGTCATGCTCACCACCTACCAGGTCGACGCGTACGTCTTCGAGGCGCTGCGGCACGGTGCCGCGGGCTTTCTGCTGAAGGACATCGAGCCGGACGGGCTGCGCGCGGCGATCCGTACGGTCGCGGCCGGACAGGGCCTCCTCGCACCGGCGGTCACACGGTCGGTCGTCGAGGAGTTCGCCCGGCTGAGGGCCCCGGAGGCGGCCGGCTCCGAGCGGCTGGCCGTGCTCACCGACCGGGAGCGCGAGGTGATGGCCCTGGTCGCGGCAGGGCTCAGCAATGAGGAGATCGGCCGACAGCTGATCATGAGCCCGTTGACCGCGAAGACCCACGTCAGCCGGGCGATGACCAAGCTGGGAGCGCGGGACCGGGCGCAGTTGGTGGTGCTGGCGTACGAGACCGGCCTCGTCCGTGCGGGGGAGCGGTGA
- a CDS encoding sensor histidine kinase: MTSIDGLMERARSLSPLTTDLLVVAVVGLFTASDAASNDPDYRQADGITWLLLAVSLIALLGRRRWPVPVAVVTGAACAGWALYGHIGELLNLPVIVALYTVAVLGDRRRTLWTGLVASLVSGAVALRVGRDVANPQGLPLLEMIWPLVPLLLGEVIRTRRQLMDEYAARATRAEEEREREAARRVHEERLRIARELHDIVAHTVTAMAVQAGVALDALDTRPEVSRQAMRQVRDSGKEAVGELRATVTVLRDHDRETTTPAPGLAQLPELVDRFTDSGVDAALRQVGTADGLSPMVELAAYRIVQEALTNVAKHSGSRHAAVSVTRQGDRLSVEIADDGPPSETGPPPESAPPSRTGPPSETGSPLRIGPPSHIAPGGFGLVGMRERAAAVGGSIEYGPVSGGGFRVRAVLPVIRPAEALRGGQP; the protein is encoded by the coding sequence GTGACGAGCATCGACGGCCTGATGGAGCGCGCGCGATCACTGTCGCCGCTGACCACGGATCTGCTGGTGGTCGCCGTGGTCGGGCTGTTCACGGCGTCCGACGCCGCGTCCAACGACCCCGACTACCGGCAGGCGGACGGGATCACCTGGCTGCTGCTCGCGGTCTCCCTGATCGCGCTGCTGGGCCGGCGCCGGTGGCCGGTGCCGGTCGCGGTCGTCACGGGCGCCGCCTGCGCGGGCTGGGCGCTGTACGGGCACATCGGGGAGCTGCTCAACCTGCCCGTGATCGTCGCCCTGTACACCGTCGCGGTGCTGGGCGACCGGCGGCGCACGCTGTGGACCGGGCTCGTCGCCTCCCTCGTCTCGGGCGCGGTCGCGCTGAGGGTGGGGCGTGACGTGGCCAACCCGCAGGGGCTGCCGTTGCTGGAGATGATCTGGCCGCTGGTGCCCCTGCTGCTCGGCGAAGTCATCCGTACGCGGCGGCAGTTGATGGACGAGTACGCGGCCCGGGCCACTCGCGCCGAGGAGGAGCGGGAGCGGGAGGCGGCGCGCCGGGTGCACGAGGAGCGCCTGCGCATCGCCCGCGAACTGCACGACATCGTCGCGCACACGGTGACCGCGATGGCGGTGCAGGCCGGAGTCGCCCTCGACGCACTCGACACCCGGCCCGAGGTCTCCCGGCAGGCGATGCGACAGGTACGCGACTCGGGCAAGGAAGCGGTGGGAGAACTGCGGGCCACCGTCACCGTGCTGCGCGACCACGACCGCGAAACCACGACGCCCGCTCCCGGACTTGCCCAACTGCCCGAACTGGTCGACCGGTTCACCGACAGCGGCGTGGACGCGGCGCTGCGCCAGGTCGGCACGGCGGACGGCCTCTCGCCGATGGTCGAGCTCGCGGCCTACCGCATCGTGCAGGAAGCGCTGACCAACGTGGCCAAGCACTCCGGCTCCCGGCACGCGGCGGTCTCGGTCACCCGGCAGGGCGACCGGCTGTCGGTGGAGATCGCGGACGACGGCCCACCCTCGGAAACCGGCCCACCCCCGGAGAGCGCCCCACCGTCGCGGACCGGCCCACCGTCGGAGACGGGCTCACCCTTGCGGATCGGACCACCGTCGCACATCGCGCCCGGAGGCTTCGGACTCGTCGGCATGCGGGAGCGGGCCGCCGCGGTGGGTGGCAGCATCGAGTACGGACCGGTGTCCGGCGGCGGCTTCCGGGTACGGGCCGTGCTCCCGGTCATACGTCCGGCCGAGGCACTCCGTGGCGGGCAGCCGTGA
- a CDS encoding LysR substrate-binding domain-containing protein has product MTGSEESPSFRLAYVPGVTPSKWVRIWNERLPDVPLTLLAVSVAEAFAVLRGGDADAGFVRLPVDGTDLSAIPLYTETTVVVVPNDHVVAAVDEVTAEDLADDIVLHPLDDTLDWEHPPGRPAIERPATTEDAIELVAAGVGLLVVPQSLARLHHRKDLTYRPVTDAPESRVALSWPEDRTTDLVEDFIGIVRGRTVNSTRGRSTAQSQPKSKGSDKADKGAARRKPAAGRATGKPTGKSPRTGSGAPKGTKRGKPRRRS; this is encoded by the coding sequence GTGACAGGCTCGGAAGAATCCCCTTCGTTCCGGCTCGCGTATGTCCCGGGAGTGACGCCCAGCAAGTGGGTGCGGATCTGGAACGAGCGGCTGCCCGACGTCCCCCTCACCCTCCTCGCGGTGTCCGTCGCCGAAGCCTTCGCCGTGCTGCGGGGCGGCGACGCCGACGCCGGATTCGTACGGCTGCCGGTCGACGGTACGGACCTCAGCGCGATCCCCCTCTACACCGAGACGACGGTGGTCGTGGTCCCGAACGACCACGTCGTGGCGGCCGTCGACGAGGTGACCGCCGAGGACCTGGCCGACGACATCGTGCTGCACCCCCTCGACGACACCCTCGACTGGGAGCACCCGCCGGGTCGCCCCGCGATCGAGCGCCCCGCGACGACGGAGGACGCGATCGAACTGGTGGCGGCCGGGGTGGGACTCCTGGTGGTCCCGCAGTCGCTCGCCCGCCTCCACCACCGCAAGGACCTCACATACCGGCCGGTCACCGACGCCCCCGAGTCCCGCGTCGCCCTGTCCTGGCCGGAGGACCGGACCACGGACCTGGTGGAGGACTTCATCGGCATCGTCCGCGGCCGGACCGTCAACAGCACCCGGGGCCGTTCCACGGCCCAGTCGCAGCCGAAGAGCAAGGGCTCCGATAAAGCGGACAAAGGCGCAGCGCGTCGGAAGCCCGCCGCGGGCAGGGCAACGGGTAAGCCGACCGGCAAGAGCCCACGCACCGGATCCGGCGCCCCCAAGGGAACGAAGCGCGGAAAACCCCGCCGCCGGTCCTAG
- a CDS encoding DUF5997 family protein — MLDTLGSMTSHQNTQTMKPATAAKKLGVYLEATPAEFQEGVVSRSELTALQADPPQWLQDLRSNGPHPRPVVAAKLGVSIAGLARGGVTEALTTEQIEALKNELPEWLQKERATQAEVRKEAVRIKEKNAERDDKDDQPRQ, encoded by the coding sequence ATGCTCGATACCCTGGGCAGCATGACGTCGCACCAGAACACCCAGACGATGAAGCCCGCGACCGCGGCCAAGAAGCTGGGTGTGTACCTCGAGGCCACCCCCGCCGAGTTCCAGGAGGGAGTCGTCTCGCGCTCCGAGCTGACCGCCCTGCAGGCCGATCCCCCTCAGTGGCTCCAGGACCTGCGAAGCAACGGCCCGCACCCCCGTCCGGTGGTCGCGGCGAAGCTCGGCGTCTCCATCGCGGGGCTCGCGCGCGGCGGTGTCACGGAGGCTCTCACCACGGAGCAGATCGAGGCCCTGAAGAACGAGCTTCCCGAGTGGCTCCAGAAGGAGCGCGCCACCCAGGCCGAGGTCCGCAAGGAAGCGGTCCGCATCAAGGAGAAGAACGCGGAGCGCGACGACAAGGACGATCAGCCGCGTCAGTAG
- a CDS encoding AAA family ATPase: MIIERAYAHMASYDDTAWPWSVPCVRGLLADGVRFTAPVTFVVGENGSGKSTLVEALAEGFGLDSWGGSHDWRYASPRAKSVLGERIRFDAAAARGRRMLGSWSARKGFFLRAETAMDALDREGLAPDSVSHGEGFLAAFRGKFLEPGLYVLDEPEAALSFGSCLELLGHFDQLTKQGGQVICATHSPLLTALPGADIIEVGDHGMRRVAWQDLALVDHWRRYLADPQAYLRHILD, from the coding sequence GTGATCATCGAACGTGCGTACGCACACATGGCTTCGTACGACGACACCGCGTGGCCCTGGTCCGTGCCCTGTGTGCGCGGGCTACTCGCGGACGGGGTGCGGTTCACGGCACCGGTGACCTTTGTCGTGGGTGAGAACGGCTCGGGCAAGTCGACCCTGGTCGAGGCGCTGGCCGAGGGCTTCGGTCTGGACTCCTGGGGCGGCTCGCACGACTGGCGGTACGCGAGTCCCCGGGCCAAGTCGGTACTCGGCGAGCGGATCCGCTTCGACGCGGCGGCAGCACGCGGGCGCCGCATGCTCGGCAGCTGGTCGGCCCGCAAGGGGTTCTTCCTGCGGGCGGAGACGGCGATGGACGCGCTGGACCGGGAAGGGCTCGCGCCGGATTCGGTCAGTCACGGCGAGGGCTTCCTCGCGGCGTTCCGCGGGAAGTTCCTGGAGCCCGGGCTGTATGTGCTGGACGAGCCGGAGGCGGCGCTGTCGTTCGGCTCCTGCCTCGAACTGCTAGGCCATTTCGACCAGTTGACGAAACAGGGCGGGCAGGTCATCTGTGCCACGCACTCGCCGCTGCTGACCGCGCTGCCCGGTGCGGACATCATCGAGGTCGGCGACCACGGGATGCGCCGGGTGGCCTGGCAGGACCTCGCCCTCGTCGACCACTGGCGCCGCTACCTCGCCGACCCGCAGGCCTATCTCCGACACATCCTCGACTGA
- a CDS encoding LLM class flavin-dependent oxidoreductase, with the protein MPLPSQPLRKLGFLTIGLFDEADPGKGHESTLEIIQLGERLGFDSAWLRHRHLQFGISSPVAVLAAASQRTTRIELGTAVIPLGWENPLRLAEDLATVDILSGGRLNPGISVGPPMHYDQVKQALYPDTADAEDFGYDRVARLLDFVRGKPATDFSGVEGFEVFSDRVQPHAPGLGRRLWYGGGSLRSAQWAGEHAMNFLTSSVVKAEESEDFAEVQLSHVRAFRAHHPDGDRARVSQGLVVIPTDSASPRQRAKYEAYAEKRLPRTASPQGPARLMFAPDLVGTSAEIAERLYAHAAFREIDEVAFALPFTFEHDDYVQILTDIATRLGPALGWQASTQPG; encoded by the coding sequence GTGCCGCTGCCCTCACAACCGTTGCGCAAGCTGGGCTTCTTGACCATCGGGCTGTTCGACGAGGCCGACCCCGGCAAGGGCCACGAGTCGACGCTGGAGATCATCCAGCTCGGTGAGCGACTGGGCTTCGACAGCGCGTGGCTGCGCCACCGCCATCTCCAGTTCGGCATCTCCTCCCCCGTGGCCGTCCTGGCCGCGGCCTCGCAGCGCACCACCCGTATCGAACTCGGTACCGCGGTCATCCCGTTGGGCTGGGAGAACCCGCTGCGGCTGGCGGAGGACCTGGCCACGGTCGACATCCTGTCCGGCGGCCGGCTCAATCCCGGCATCAGCGTCGGCCCGCCGATGCACTACGACCAGGTCAAGCAGGCGCTGTATCCGGACACCGCCGACGCGGAGGACTTCGGGTACGACCGGGTGGCGCGGCTGCTGGACTTCGTACGCGGCAAGCCCGCCACCGACTTCAGCGGCGTCGAGGGCTTCGAGGTGTTCTCGGACCGGGTCCAGCCGCACGCTCCCGGTCTGGGCCGCCGCCTCTGGTACGGCGGCGGAAGCCTGCGGTCGGCCCAGTGGGCGGGTGAGCACGCGATGAACTTCCTGACCAGCAGCGTCGTCAAGGCGGAGGAGTCCGAGGACTTCGCCGAGGTCCAGCTGTCCCACGTACGCGCCTTCCGCGCCCATCACCCCGACGGCGACCGCGCCCGCGTGTCCCAGGGGCTCGTCGTCATCCCCACCGACAGCGCCTCGCCGCGGCAGCGCGCGAAGTACGAGGCGTACGCGGAGAAGCGGCTGCCTCGGACCGCCTCGCCGCAGGGGCCGGCCCGCCTGATGTTCGCGCCCGACCTCGTCGGCACCTCCGCCGAGATCGCCGAACGGCTCTACGCGCACGCGGCGTTCAGGGAGATCGACGAGGTGGCGTTCGCGCTGCCCTTCACCTTCGAGCACGACGACTACGTCCAGATCCTCACCGACATCGCCACCCGGCTCGGCCCGGCACTCGGCTGGCAGGCGTCGACTCAGCCCGGCTAG